One segment of Fibrobacter sp. UWR3 DNA contains the following:
- a CDS encoding carbohydrate-binding protein yields MMKKLWMFGLSLALGVGMSQAARQMEWLNRGLVAVKTGGGVFLSWRVLGTEGSETGFNLYRDGEKIANLSGTQASNYTDAKGTTSSRYSVKAVINGKELASDDAVPVWGEQFLTVNLDRPAGGSDYTYSPNDIAVGDVDGDGEFELVLKWDPSNSKDNSQKGKTGNVIIDCYKMSGKKLWRIDLGVNIRAGAHYTQMLVGDYDGDGKAELAVKTAPGTKDASGKYLSKGAAANAAHTSDYRNSSGYILTGDEYLTVFNGETGLEMATVAYNPGRGTVKNWGDSYGNRVDRFLATNAYLDGKKPSMVFQRGYYTRMALTAYDWDGKSLTQRWYHNSATSGKECYGQGNHNISAGDVDGDGFDEIIEGSCAIDHDGKFMYRTGKGHGDAIHFGDLEPDNDGLEVWQVHEEKPYGYDLHDARTGKLLFSETSSGDNGRGVAGDVDSNSRGHELWSAANWNTYTAKGKIWKADKRPAYNFRIYWDGDLLDELLDNTTISKWDHAKQQSNTLFQMQGNSCNTTKATPNFSGDILGDWREEVILHDGASKLYIYTTTTPTEHRMYTLAHDPVYRNGMSWQNTAYNQPPHLGFWLHGNKGKFPKPDIVLIGDNTPKAAAIVKQGAGSSSQVIVKGDSIVPFTFAIQHADGANVDGLPAGVTAVWNATTSSLYFSGTPVVEGEFTYTITTKGGNADFGEATRNGKFTILSVVESGPAPLMVRSDIEAAVPTDAKGAFADNHENFRGTGFYDFENSLDSYGIYHLVSPKEYKNATMVLRYAHGKTDTRRIMVKMNEDLVGSLTFKPTADWDTWDSVSVGVSLQKGLNVLYLKSLEEAGAPNIDQIGFDVEGVVLFEDSTQLSAIDTLSAEVAGDSSGTTGLTRGDYTAEDDFAGNIRVAAGIHLNLADGTLIARESGYAQVDFFDMTGHQVARLARNVPAGASDLSREIRALPEGVYMVRVKFNGRTMQNAVQVRVER; encoded by the coding sequence ATGATGAAAAAGTTGTGGATGTTTGGGCTTTCGCTCGCACTTGGAGTGGGCATGTCGCAGGCGGCTCGCCAGATGGAATGGCTGAACCGCGGGCTTGTGGCGGTTAAGACCGGCGGGGGCGTGTTCCTCAGCTGGCGCGTCCTTGGGACCGAGGGCTCCGAGACGGGCTTTAACCTGTACCGCGATGGCGAGAAAATCGCGAACCTCAGCGGGACACAGGCGAGCAACTATACCGACGCGAAAGGGACAACCTCGAGCAGATATTCCGTAAAGGCTGTCATAAACGGCAAGGAACTTGCATCTGACGATGCCGTACCCGTGTGGGGCGAGCAGTTCTTGACAGTGAACCTGGACAGGCCTGCAGGCGGTAGCGACTACACCTACAGTCCCAACGATATTGCCGTGGGCGATGTGGATGGAGATGGCGAGTTCGAGTTGGTTCTCAAGTGGGATCCGAGCAATTCCAAGGACAATTCCCAGAAGGGGAAGACGGGCAACGTCATCATTGACTGTTACAAGATGAGCGGCAAAAAACTTTGGCGCATCGATTTGGGCGTAAACATCCGTGCGGGGGCGCACTACACGCAGATGCTCGTGGGTGACTACGATGGCGACGGCAAGGCGGAACTTGCCGTAAAGACTGCGCCGGGAACAAAGGATGCCAGCGGAAAGTACTTGAGCAAGGGCGCAGCGGCCAATGCGGCGCATACCAGCGATTATCGCAATTCGAGTGGATACATTCTGACCGGTGACGAATACCTCACGGTTTTCAACGGCGAAACGGGACTTGAAATGGCGACCGTCGCCTATAATCCAGGGCGCGGTACGGTAAAGAACTGGGGCGACAGTTACGGGAACCGCGTCGACCGCTTCCTTGCGACAAATGCCTATCTCGATGGCAAGAAACCGAGCATGGTTTTCCAACGCGGCTATTACACGCGCATGGCGCTCACGGCCTACGACTGGGACGGAAAATCGCTGACGCAGCGCTGGTACCACAATTCGGCGACGAGCGGCAAGGAATGTTACGGGCAAGGCAATCACAACATTTCCGCAGGCGACGTGGATGGCGACGGTTTCGATGAAATCATTGAAGGAAGTTGCGCCATTGACCACGATGGGAAATTCATGTACCGCACAGGCAAGGGTCACGGCGATGCAATCCACTTTGGCGATTTGGAGCCCGACAACGACGGCCTCGAGGTTTGGCAGGTCCACGAAGAAAAGCCCTACGGATACGATTTGCACGATGCCCGCACCGGCAAGTTGCTTTTTAGCGAAACGAGCTCCGGGGACAACGGGCGCGGCGTCGCGGGCGACGTTGATTCCAACAGCCGCGGACATGAGCTCTGGTCTGCTGCAAACTGGAACACCTATACGGCTAAGGGAAAAATCTGGAAGGCCGACAAGCGTCCCGCCTACAACTTCCGTATCTACTGGGATGGTGACCTGCTTGACGAATTGTTGGACAATACGACCATCAGCAAGTGGGACCACGCAAAGCAACAGAGCAATACGCTTTTCCAGATGCAGGGCAACAGTTGCAACACCACCAAGGCGACACCGAATTTCAGCGGTGACATTCTGGGCGACTGGCGCGAGGAAGTCATCTTGCACGATGGAGCCTCCAAGCTTTACATTTACACGACGACCACGCCTACCGAACATCGCATGTACACGCTTGCGCACGACCCGGTTTATCGCAATGGCATGAGCTGGCAGAATACCGCCTACAACCAGCCGCCGCATCTGGGTTTTTGGCTGCATGGCAACAAGGGCAAGTTCCCGAAGCCGGACATCGTGCTGATAGGCGACAACACGCCGAAGGCGGCCGCGATTGTCAAGCAGGGCGCAGGTAGTTCGAGCCAGGTGATTGTGAAGGGTGATTCGATTGTCCCGTTCACCTTCGCAATCCAGCATGCGGACGGGGCGAATGTTGACGGGCTCCCGGCAGGCGTGACGGCCGTGTGGAATGCGACGACATCATCGCTCTATTTTAGCGGGACTCCCGTTGTCGAGGGCGAGTTTACCTATACGATTACGACGAAAGGCGGGAATGCTGACTTTGGCGAAGCGACTCGCAACGGAAAATTCACCATCCTGAGTGTCGTGGAATCGGGACCTGCTCCTCTTATGGTTCGGAGCGATATCGAGGCGGCGGTACCGACCGATGCAAAGGGAGCCTTTGCCGACAACCACGAGAATTTCCGCGGCACGGGATTCTACGATTTCGAAAACAGTCTCGATAGCTACGGCATTTACCACCTGGTTTCGCCGAAGGAATACAAGAATGCAACGATGGTGCTGCGCTACGCCCACGGCAAAACGGATACGCGTCGCATTATGGTGAAGATGAATGAAGACCTGGTCGGTTCGCTGACGTTCAAGCCCACTGCCGATTGGGATACCTGGGATAGCGTCTCGGTGGGTGTTTCGCTCCAGAAGGGGTTGAATGTGCTTTATCTGAAATCGCTGGAAGAGGCGGGTGCACCGAACATCGATCAGATCGGTTTTGATGTCGAAGGCGTGGTGCTTTTTGAGGATTCAACGCAACTCTCGGCGATAGACACCTTGAGCGCTGAAGTCGCGGGAGACTCTTCGGGAACGACGGGACTTACCCGTGGCGATTACACCGCAGAAGACGACTTTGCTGGTAACATTCGCGTTGCTGCCGGAATACACCTGAATCTTGCAGATGGTACGCTGATTGCCCGCGAATCGGGGTATGCCCAGGTGGATTTCTTTGACATGACTGGCCACCAGGTGGCGCGCCTTGCAAGAAATGTTCCGGCAGGAGCGTCTGACTTGTCCCGCGAAATCAGGGCTCTCCCCGAGGGCGTTTACATGGTCCGTGTCAAGTTCAATGGTCGCACGATGCAGAATGCGGTGCAGGTAAGAGTCGAACGGTAG